From Chryseotalea sp. WA131a:
CGTTTCTTACGGAATGGCCAACGTGGTCAATAATCTGATGGCGCAACCAGGGCAAAACATCATTGTTGCCGAAGAGCAATTTCCGAGTAACTACTATCCATGGCACCGGACCTGCAAAGAGCATCATTTAAAATTGAAAGTAGTGTCGGCTCCAATAGTGGCAGGTAGGGGCAGAGTTTGGAACGAACGTATTCTAGATTCCATTGATAGCCAAACAAAAGCGGTAGCGCTTGGGCATGTGCATTGGGCAGATGGAACGTTGTTTGATTTAGAGGAGATCCGTAGGCGAACCAGAGAAGTGGGCGCTCTATTGGTCATTGACGGTACACAATCCGTTGGTGCGTTGCCATTTGATGTTTCAAAAATTCAGCCCGATGCGCTTATCTGTGGGGGTTACAAATGGCTGATGGGCCCTTATTCGCTTGGCCTTGCTTACTATGGCGAACATTTTAATGACGGCAAACCACTAGAGGAGAATTGGATCAACCGCTTGAATAGCGAGAACTTTGCCGGATTGGTGAATTATCAAAACAATTATCAACCGGGCGCACTTCGCTATGAAGTTGGTGAGCATAGTAATTTTGTTTTAGTGCCCATGTTATTGACAGCCATCAAGCAGGTTAATCAATGGAAACCCGAAAATATCCAAAAGTACTGTCAAAAAATTTCCACAAAGGCTATTGCCCAATTGCGTGATGCAGATTTTTGGATTGAGGATGAGGTCTTTCGCGGCAAGCATTTGTTTGGCATTCGCATTCCCAAAAAAATTGATCTAACCGAAGTAAAATTAAAATTACAAAACGCCAAAATTTCTGTTTCGATTAGAGGAAATGCCATTCGTGTATCTCCGCATGTTTACAATACAGAAGCCGAGATGTTGAAATTGGTAAAAGTTCTCCTTAGCTGACAGGCTTCTTCTCTTTCCATCGTGCGTGTGACCACAGCCAGTTAGCGGGCAACTCTTGAATGGATTTTTCTAAGCTCGCCACATACTTATCAACCACTTCTTCGCTTCCTTTTTCAAAAGGAGGTGAGACCAATGGAATCAATCGGGCCTGGTAGTACCCTCGTTTTATTTTTTTTGACTCTACATAAAAGGCAGGGTATTGAGTGAGTGTTGTTAGCTGACCCACGCCTCTAAAGAAGGCTGTATCTTGCGATAGAAAAGTTGTCCAATAACGTTTTTCAAAAGTGGGGAACTGATCCACCACAATAGCGATAGCGCGCAAAATACTTTTACGTTTGATTGCCTCCCTTGCCGTGCTTTGCCTTTCGATTGGATACGCGCCAAAGCGGGTCCGAACGACTGTGCTAAATCGATCAAACAGTTCACTAGTTTGTTTTTGGTAAATGAAATCAATGGGCAAGGGCAAATTAATGCTGGAAGAAGTTACCAACCACTCCCAATTAAATTGATGCGAAGCAAGCAGGATGACCGATTGCTGTTGGTCACGGTACGGGTTGAGCAAATCACCATTTAGGTAGGGCATTCGTTTACTTAAATCTTCTTTGCTTATGGTGAGTAGCTTGAGAGTTTCTACCCCATAATCACACAAGTTGGCGTAAAATTGTTTTTCAATTTTACGAAGTTCCATTTCAGGCTTTTCGGGAAAGGAATTTTTCAAATTGTTC
This genomic window contains:
- a CDS encoding aminotransferase class V-fold PLP-dependent enzyme, whose amino-acid sequence is MISLQRTKFSMARGTTYLNCAYMSPLLKSVERAGIKGMLRKRSPFQVTPQDFFTETETLRKEYAKLIHVSNPKQIALIPSVSYGMANVVNNLMAQPGQNIIVAEEQFPSNYYPWHRTCKEHHLKLKVVSAPIVAGRGRVWNERILDSIDSQTKAVALGHVHWADGTLFDLEEIRRRTREVGALLVIDGTQSVGALPFDVSKIQPDALICGGYKWLMGPYSLGLAYYGEHFNDGKPLEENWINRLNSENFAGLVNYQNNYQPGALRYEVGEHSNFVLVPMLLTAIKQVNQWKPENIQKYCQKISTKAIAQLRDADFWIEDEVFRGKHLFGIRIPKKIDLTEVKLKLQNAKISVSIRGNAIRVSPHVYNTEAEMLKLVKVLLS
- a CDS encoding lysophospholipid acyltransferase family protein; this translates as MLFLRLISYLPFGVLYRISDFLFFVSYRVLKYRRNIVWNNLKNSFPEKPEMELRKIEKQFYANLCDYGVETLKLLTISKEDLSKRMPYLNGDLLNPYRDQQQSVILLASHQFNWEWLVTSSSINLPLPIDFIYQKQTSELFDRFSTVVRTRFGAYPIERQSTAREAIKRKSILRAIAIVVDQFPTFEKRYWTTFLSQDTAFFRGVGQLTTLTQYPAFYVESKKIKRGYYQARLIPLVSPPFEKGSEEVVDKYVASLEKSIQELPANWLWSHARWKEKKPVS